In Roseofilum casamattae BLCC-M143, the following proteins share a genomic window:
- a CDS encoding TrkH family potassium uptake protein has product MSVPRTICLGFLVAIAIGTGLLMLPFAISPEGFATIDGPLDYIIKALFTATSSVCVTGLSIVNVGEFYSIWGQVFLCLLFQVGGLGYMTATTFLLLILGRKLGLRDKLAVQQSLDTPGIAGAKQLVRSIIIVTAVVEIAGALLLMQVFQPEYGFIRGLWLGIFHSISAFNNAGFSLFANSLSDYGTSTLAIAIVTGLIIIGGIGYQTIVETYTWIYRRFVKRSHRFSFSLNSKVVSSTTIALLAIATLTFLQTEYQNPDTLAPLSFWHKLLAAWFQSVTVRTAGFNTIDIGQMTVPSLVLTLPLMLIGSSPGGTGGGMKTTTFRILLNATIAALQERQEVLCYRRKIPNDLLIKAVGVIVSSLLVIIVATMLVSMTSTSIDFLPILFEVVSAFSTVGLSAGITANLSPISLLVIIVTMYIGRVGILMLMASFYDNPMPSVIRYSEEDLLIG; this is encoded by the coding sequence ATGAGCGTTCCGCGCACAATTTGTCTGGGTTTTTTGGTCGCGATCGCGATCGGCACTGGGTTATTAATGCTACCCTTTGCGATTTCGCCGGAGGGGTTTGCGACCATTGACGGGCCCTTAGATTACATCATAAAGGCCTTGTTTACTGCCACATCTTCCGTCTGCGTCACCGGATTATCCATTGTCAATGTGGGAGAATTTTATTCCATTTGGGGACAAGTTTTCTTGTGCCTGTTGTTCCAAGTCGGCGGCTTGGGATATATGACCGCCACCACCTTTTTATTACTGATCTTAGGTCGGAAATTAGGCCTGCGCGATAAACTTGCCGTGCAGCAGTCCTTAGATACTCCAGGAATTGCCGGAGCCAAACAGTTAGTGCGATCGATTATTATCGTTACGGCTGTTGTGGAAATTGCCGGCGCGCTCCTGCTAATGCAAGTCTTTCAACCCGAATATGGATTCATTCGTGGATTGTGGTTGGGTATTTTTCATAGTATTAGCGCGTTTAACAATGCCGGGTTTAGTTTATTTGCCAATAGCTTATCGGATTATGGAACTTCAACGTTGGCGATCGCGATCGTTACCGGATTAATTATTATTGGCGGTATCGGCTACCAAACCATTGTGGAAACCTATACCTGGATCTATCGACGGTTCGTCAAACGCAGCCATCGCTTTTCCTTTTCCTTAAACTCGAAAGTCGTCTCTAGCACTACAATTGCTCTGTTGGCGATCGCAACTCTTACCTTTTTGCAAACCGAATATCAGAACCCAGACACTCTCGCACCTCTGAGCTTTTGGCATAAACTCTTAGCCGCTTGGTTTCAATCCGTGACCGTGCGCACCGCCGGATTTAACACCATCGATATCGGGCAAATGACCGTACCTTCTCTCGTTCTCACATTACCTCTAATGCTGATTGGTTCGAGTCCGGGAGGAACCGGAGGTGGAATGAAAACCACCACGTTTAGAATCCTCTTAAATGCCACTATTGCTGCCTTGCAAGAGCGCCAAGAAGTTCTCTGCTATCGGCGTAAAATTCCCAACGATCTCCTGATTAAAGCAGTGGGAGTCATTGTTAGTTCTCTCCTCGTTATTATTGTCGCAACCATGCTGGTAAGCATGACCTCCACTTCCATTGACTTCTTACCCATTTTATTTGAGGTCGTTTCTGCCTTTAGCACTGTCGGTCTGTCCGCTGGAATTACTGCCAATTTGTCGCCGATTTCCTTGCTGGTTATTATTGTCACCATGTATATCGGACGGGTGGGAATCTTAATGTTAATGGCATCATTTTACGACAATCCTATGCCTTCAGTAATTCGTTATTCTGAGGAGGATTTACTGATTGGTTAA
- a CDS encoding M67 family metallopeptidase: MTRAIASSNHQQDLCAHAERCYPQECCGVLLGRQEQGAVQVVQVVPTENAWTEEMEREWEESGCFDRLGTSKRERYAIAPETLLHLQRSARDRNLNIIGFYHSHPDSPAIPSECDRQLAWSDCYYAIVSVRNGKAVEVNTWVLDSDRQFQRAYLLNISSHTHDSSEVETEVQWKTPKGN, translated from the coding sequence ATGACACGGGCGATCGCAAGTAGCAACCATCAACAAGATTTATGCGCTCATGCCGAACGTTGTTATCCCCAAGAATGCTGTGGGGTGTTGCTGGGGAGGCAGGAGCAGGGTGCGGTGCAAGTGGTGCAAGTGGTTCCGACTGAGAATGCTTGGACGGAGGAGATGGAGCGAGAATGGGAAGAGAGCGGTTGTTTCGATCGCTTGGGAACGAGCAAACGAGAGCGTTATGCGATCGCGCCAGAAACTCTCTTACATCTACAACGCTCGGCTCGCGATCGCAATTTGAACATTATCGGCTTTTATCATTCCCATCCCGATAGTCCGGCTATTCCTTCCGAATGCGATCGCCAATTGGCATGGTCGGACTGTTACTATGCGATCGTCTCCGTAAGGAACGGAAAAGCCGTAGAAGTCAATACTTGGGTATTAGATAGCGATCGCCAATTCCAGCGCGCTTATTTACTTAACATATCTTCGCATACGCACGACTCCAGCGAGGTAGAGACAGAGGTACAATGGAAGACCCCCAAGGGAAATTGA
- a CDS encoding phycobilisome rod-core linker polypeptide, producing the protein MSVILDAPVESWPTSTSEDKQAIILSVYKQVLGNPHVMDSERLVTAESQFCRGELSVRDFVRAVAKSDFYRTRYFESCAPYRFVELNFKHLLGRAPTDQQELSEHICRCINEGYEAEIDSYLDSVEYQDTFGEDIVPYYQGALSQVGQKQVGYNRTLSLYQGYAGVDSAFTGSRLVDVIAANSSSPAAVPSTGGRIAGYKDATEKTFKILVTGSKFDAPRRVSTTEYLVSGAKMTPQIQRIQRSGGRIVSITEVG; encoded by the coding sequence ATGAGTGTCATTTTAGATGCCCCCGTAGAAAGCTGGCCGACCAGCACCTCAGAAGACAAGCAAGCTATAATCCTCTCGGTTTACAAGCAAGTGCTCGGTAACCCCCACGTTATGGACAGCGAACGTCTCGTTACGGCTGAATCTCAATTCTGCCGAGGCGAACTCAGCGTCCGCGATTTTGTCCGCGCTGTGGCTAAATCTGACTTCTATCGTACGCGCTATTTCGAGTCTTGCGCTCCCTATCGCTTCGTCGAACTCAACTTCAAACATTTACTCGGTCGCGCCCCTACCGATCAACAGGAGCTTTCCGAGCATATTTGCCGTTGCATCAACGAAGGATACGAAGCAGAAATCGACTCTTACCTCGATAGTGTTGAATATCAAGACACCTTTGGCGAAGATATCGTCCCTTACTATCAAGGAGCGCTAAGTCAAGTCGGTCAAAAACAAGTGGGTTACAATCGCACCCTATCCTTGTATCAAGGATATGCTGGAGTTGATAGCGCCTTCACCGGCTCTCGTTTGGTCGATGTTATTGCGGCCAACAGCTCTAGTCCTGCTGCCGTTCCTTCTACGGGCGGTCGCATTGCAGGCTACAAAGATGCCACGGAAAAAACCTTTAAGATTCTGGTTACCGGCTCTAAATTTGATGCTCCTCGTCGGGTAAGCACCACTGAATATCTGGTATCTGGCGCGAAAATGACGCCTCAGATCCAGCGCATTCAACGTTCTGGCGGCCGTATTGTTAGCATTACCGAAGTTGGATAA
- the pyk gene encoding pyruvate kinase, whose translation MRSQYSSRRTKIVATIGPATSSAEVLRELIEAGATTLRLNFSHGTHDDHQRNIRLIRQISFELNQPVGILQDLQGPKIRLGKFEQGSVVLKKGDRFTLTSEHCLGTQQISFVSYDRLTDEVPENATILLDDGRVEMKVEEIDRVNRQLHCRVVVPGTLSNNKGVNFPGVYLSVKALTEKDRVDLAFGLDRGVDWVALSFVRNPQDVLEIKEIISQAGKQVPVIVKIEKHEAIEQMEAILSLADGVMVARGDLGVEVPAEDVPMLQKRLIATSNRLGIPVITATQMLDSMVSAPRATRAEISDVANAIIDGTDAVMLSNETAVGKFPVEAVTTMARIAQRIEQEPHTRNAENYVRQSIPSAISQGVSRIAEQLQAAAVLTLTKTGATARNVSKFRPTPPILAITPQVPVARRLQLVWGVQTLLVLDLPSTSQTFQAAINTAREQDLLQEGDLVVMTAGTLPGVPGSTDLIKVQIVTAVLGKGTGIGQGVVSGRARVAHNGLEATHFHPGDILIAPETGADFIEAIRKAGAIVIEADSKTSHAAIIGLRLGIPVIVGVSQATQTIRDGEFVTLDVAQGLVYSGSSRV comes from the coding sequence ATGCGATCGCAGTATTCTTCCCGTCGAACCAAGATTGTAGCCACTATCGGCCCCGCAACTAGCAGTGCAGAAGTGCTACGAGAGTTGATTGAAGCTGGTGCAACGACCCTGAGATTAAATTTCTCTCACGGAACCCACGACGACCATCAGCGCAATATCCGGCTGATCCGGCAAATTTCTTTCGAGCTAAATCAACCCGTAGGTATTCTGCAAGATTTGCAAGGGCCGAAAATTCGGTTGGGAAAATTCGAGCAAGGTTCGGTGGTCTTGAAAAAAGGCGATCGCTTTACCCTCACCAGCGAGCATTGTTTGGGAACGCAGCAGATTAGTTTTGTCAGCTACGATCGCTTGACGGATGAGGTTCCAGAGAATGCCACCATTTTGCTCGACGACGGCCGGGTGGAAATGAAAGTCGAGGAGATCGATCGCGTCAACCGCCAACTGCACTGCCGAGTGGTCGTTCCGGGGACGTTGTCGAATAATAAGGGAGTGAACTTTCCTGGAGTTTATCTATCGGTGAAAGCCCTCACGGAGAAAGACCGCGTCGATTTAGCCTTTGGTCTCGATCGAGGGGTAGACTGGGTTGCTCTGTCTTTCGTGCGCAACCCTCAAGATGTGTTAGAGATTAAAGAAATTATTTCTCAGGCAGGCAAACAGGTTCCAGTTATCGTCAAAATTGAGAAACACGAGGCGATCGAGCAAATGGAAGCCATCCTCAGTTTAGCCGATGGCGTGATGGTAGCTCGCGGGGATTTAGGCGTGGAAGTGCCTGCTGAAGATGTCCCCATGCTGCAAAAACGGCTGATTGCAACGTCCAACCGTTTGGGCATTCCCGTTATTACCGCAACCCAAATGCTCGATAGCATGGTGAGCGCTCCCCGTGCTACCCGTGCGGAGATTTCTGATGTAGCCAATGCGATTATTGACGGTACGGATGCGGTAATGCTGTCCAATGAAACAGCGGTGGGTAAGTTTCCGGTAGAGGCCGTGACAACTATGGCGCGCATTGCGCAACGGATCGAACAAGAACCCCACACTCGCAATGCGGAAAACTACGTGCGCCAGTCCATTCCCAGTGCGATTTCGCAAGGGGTAAGCCGCATTGCCGAACAACTGCAAGCTGCCGCAGTGCTCACCCTCACCAAAACTGGAGCAACGGCTCGTAACGTGTCTAAATTCCGACCGACTCCACCGATTTTAGCGATTACCCCGCAAGTACCAGTAGCGCGACGATTGCAGCTAGTTTGGGGCGTGCAGACCTTGTTAGTGCTGGATTTACCTTCAACCAGTCAAACCTTCCAAGCTGCGATTAATACTGCTCGAGAGCAAGATTTGTTGCAAGAGGGAGATTTGGTGGTGATGACGGCAGGAACGTTGCCGGGAGTTCCGGGATCGACGGATTTGATTAAAGTACAAATTGTCACCGCAGTCTTGGGCAAAGGTACGGGCATCGGTCAGGGAGTGGTGAGCGGACGAGCGCGAGTGGCTCATAATGGCTTGGAAGCGACTCATTTCCATCCGGGGGATATTTTGATTGCTCCAGAAACTGGCGCTGATTTTATTGAGGCGATTCGGAAAGCAGGGGCGATCGTGATTGAAGCCGATAGCAAGACATCTCATGCTGCAATCATTGGTTTGCGTTTGGGCATTCCGGTAATTGTAGGAGTTTCGCAAGCGACGCAGACCATCAGAGATGGAGAGTTTGTGACCTTGGATGTGGCTCAAGGATTGGTGTATTCGGGGTCTTCGCGAGTTTAA
- the moeB gene encoding molybdopterin-synthase adenylyltransferase MoeB yields MLNPNLDDIQLTQDDYERYSRHLILPEIGIDGQKRLKAASVLCVGTGGLGSPLLLYLAAAGIGRIGIVDFDVVDMSNLQRQVIHGTSWVGKPKIESAKNRIHEINPHCQVDLYETHLSSENALEIIEPYDIVVDGTDNFPTRYLVNDACVLANKPNVYGSIFRFEGQATVFNYEGGPNYRDLYPEPPPPGMVPSCAEGGVLGILPGTIGIIQATETVKIILGSPNTLSGRLLLYNALDMKFRELKLRPNPERPVIEKLIDYEQFCGIPQAKAAEAEQQSAIPEMTATDLKTLIDSGDRDFVLVDVRNPHEYDIARIPGSVLVPLPDIEQGAGVEKVKELVNGHKLIAHCKMGGRSAKALVILKQAGIEGINLKGGITAWSDDVDTSVPKY; encoded by the coding sequence ATGCTCAATCCTAATCTGGACGATATTCAACTTACCCAAGATGACTACGAGCGCTACTCCCGTCATCTAATTTTGCCAGAAATTGGAATCGACGGGCAAAAACGCTTGAAAGCAGCCAGCGTTCTCTGTGTTGGTACTGGCGGTCTCGGCTCGCCTCTGTTACTCTACCTCGCCGCCGCAGGTATCGGGCGCATCGGTATTGTAGACTTCGATGTGGTCGATATGTCCAATTTGCAACGACAAGTTATTCACGGCACGTCTTGGGTCGGCAAACCCAAAATTGAATCGGCAAAAAATCGGATTCACGAAATTAATCCTCATTGCCAAGTCGATCTGTACGAAACTCATTTGAGTTCGGAAAATGCCCTCGAAATTATCGAACCCTACGATATTGTTGTCGATGGAACGGATAATTTCCCCACTCGATATTTGGTCAACGATGCTTGCGTATTAGCCAATAAACCCAACGTTTACGGGTCAATTTTCCGTTTTGAAGGACAAGCAACGGTCTTTAACTACGAAGGCGGGCCGAACTACCGCGATTTGTATCCGGAACCCCCACCTCCCGGTATGGTTCCTTCTTGTGCTGAAGGTGGCGTTTTAGGAATTTTACCCGGCACGATCGGGATAATTCAAGCTACTGAAACCGTGAAGATTATTCTCGGTTCGCCAAACACATTAAGCGGACGCTTGTTACTCTACAATGCTCTAGACATGAAGTTTAGAGAGCTGAAATTACGGCCGAATCCAGAACGTCCGGTTATCGAAAAACTCATCGACTACGAACAGTTCTGCGGTATTCCGCAAGCGAAAGCAGCAGAAGCAGAACAACAGTCGGCTATTCCGGAAATGACAGCAACGGATTTGAAAACATTAATCGACAGTGGCGATCGCGATTTCGTCCTGGTTGATGTGAGAAATCCCCATGAATATGACATCGCTCGCATTCCCGGTTCTGTCTTAGTTCCTCTACCGGATATCGAACAAGGGGCTGGTGTGGAGAAAGTCAAAGAATTAGTCAACGGACACAAGTTAATTGCTCATTGCAAAATGGGGGGACGTTCGGCGAAAGCTTTGGTAATTCTCAAACAAGCTGGAATTGAAGGGATCAATCTCAAAGGGGGTATTACGGCCTGGAGCGATGACGTTGATACTTCCGTTCCCAAATATTAG
- a CDS encoding sensor histidine kinase has product MVQWTIPTLSEILARAQPAAIADSNTKAERSWCGAIAAVNLLLDRTPDNPGLILASSPILTYSHLPIATWLFSSAPSSHPTQFQLPPATASSKLGSPCNATPTPGRILLLPNDPLKTEQFALILTPNFSLLLVLETLVTGNLGFRFSFDPDVVTLAWDALRSRVMLTGTASDLQHLACLHGELPIVAPPYQTVSDFSQLMVQYLPEPWVSPCETRAAKPAPVTPYAADLELLQAIAHEVKTPLSTIRTYTRLLLKRDRLPSKVLERLQAIDRECTEQIDRFDLIFRAVELETTSDKLTATHLTATSLIEVLQESIPRWQKQANRRNITLEAVLPQQMPMVVSDPTLLERVLANAIDNFTSSLPTGSRVQVKLTPAGDRLKLQLVCHDGQCQHSSHLSPFKALGQLLMFQPETGNLSLNFSVTKNLFEAIGGKLLLRQHPQQGTTMTMFLPMGLGDYCHHFQR; this is encoded by the coding sequence ATGGTTCAGTGGACGATTCCCACCTTAAGTGAAATTCTAGCGCGCGCTCAACCCGCCGCGATCGCAGACAGCAACACCAAAGCCGAACGCTCTTGGTGCGGTGCCATTGCCGCTGTTAACCTCCTCCTCGACCGCACTCCGGACAACCCCGGATTAATTCTCGCCTCATCTCCAATTCTCACCTATTCTCATCTACCGATCGCGACCTGGTTATTTAGTTCTGCTCCCTCCTCTCATCCAACCCAGTTCCAACTTCCCCCAGCGACGGCTTCATCAAAACTCGGCTCTCCCTGCAATGCCACTCCTACACCCGGCCGTATTCTGCTGCTACCTAACGATCCCCTCAAAACCGAACAATTTGCTCTCATTCTGACCCCTAATTTCAGCCTGCTTTTAGTTCTAGAAACCCTAGTCACAGGAAATCTGGGATTCCGCTTTTCCTTCGATCCGGATGTTGTTACCCTGGCTTGGGATGCCCTGCGATCGCGAGTGATGCTTACCGGAACGGCCTCCGATCTGCAGCATCTGGCTTGTTTGCACGGCGAACTCCCCATTGTGGCACCTCCTTACCAAACCGTCAGTGACTTTAGCCAATTAATGGTGCAATACCTGCCGGAACCTTGGGTCTCTCCTTGCGAGACTCGCGCGGCCAAACCCGCACCGGTAACGCCCTATGCGGCAGATTTGGAACTGTTGCAAGCCATTGCCCATGAAGTGAAAACTCCTCTATCGACAATTCGGACCTACACTCGTTTGCTGCTGAAACGCGATCGCTTGCCGTCAAAGGTGCTCGAGCGCTTGCAGGCGATCGATCGCGAATGTACGGAACAGATCGACCGCTTCGATCTCATTTTTCGCGCGGTAGAACTGGAAACGACATCCGATAAATTAACTGCCACTCATCTGACAGCCACCTCATTAATTGAAGTCTTGCAAGAGAGTATTCCGCGCTGGCAAAAACAAGCCAACCGTCGTAACATTACCCTGGAAGCCGTATTGCCGCAGCAAATGCCCATGGTGGTCAGCGATCCGACCTTATTAGAGCGAGTACTCGCTAATGCGATCGATAACTTTACCAGTAGCTTACCCACCGGCTCTCGCGTGCAAGTTAAACTAACTCCAGCCGGCGATCGCCTGAAACTGCAATTGGTGTGCCACGATGGACAGTGCCAGCATTCCTCTCATCTCTCTCCATTTAAAGCCTTAGGTCAACTTTTGATGTTTCAACCAGAAACCGGCAATCTGAGCTTGAACTTTAGCGTCACCAAAAATTTATTTGAAGCCATCGGAGGCAAGCTTTTGCTCCGCCAGCATCCCCAACAAGGCACCACCATGACCATGTTTTTACCCATGGGGTTAGGGGACTATTGCCATCACTTTCAGCGTTAA